TGCCGTCGAAAAACGAATCGCCGGTGAAGCAAAGTCCTGCCTTGAACAATATGCCAGCACGCGCGGCTACTACCCATGGCCCGCGCCCCTCGGGGAAACAGCCTACCGGGGGAGTCCGGGAAGTCTTTTTGGCCGGGTCCCGGAAACACAGCCAGCCGGAGACACCGAAATGCTCGTGTCAGCCGATATTGCAGCTCTTGAAACAGCCCGTCTGACGGCTGATCGCGCAATCTCAACGACTGAACGTATCGTAGCCCTGAAAAACCTCAGCACTTTGGTCAGCGATCAAAACACTCAATTCCTTGTGCCATGGGCAAACCTTGCGCAATCCCTGGCAGAAAAAGCAGGCGGGATCACCTCGGCACTGGGAGCTCAAAGCAAAGCCATTACAGCAGCCATCGCCAATGACCGAATCAGCAAAACTGAGAAAACAAATTTACGCAGTAGCGCATTGGCCATCAAGGAAAGCGCCAGCCAATTGATCATCCAACTCGAAGATTCGGGGCTGGATCCGCTCCCGTTCTATCTGTCCAAGCAAAACAAAGTACTGCGCTCAGAAACAGAAAAACTCATCTCGGGCACACCGAGCAATCTTGAATACACAGCAATCATTGGCCTTATTCAAGACCTGGCTGAAACACTCAAGATTAGTCATACCGGCAATCTCACACTTTTACATTTGCTGGATACCGCATATCAGGCAGCAAGCGTTGCGCAGGCAGACTACAGCCACGCCCAAAGCACTACCGGTGATACAAGAATCCAGCAAATTGCCCGGCAATCCGGCAGCGATCTCATTGTTGCGGTCGACGCATTAAAAACAGGAATTTCCGGACAAAGGATCAATGTTCACCCAGAAGAACTACAAGCTCCGTCACTTCAGCTTTCAAGCTTGCCACGCCTGGATAGTCTGCTGGTTGAGCAAAAACTGGGGCAGCTCCAGAAAATCACCGCATCAATCAAGACTGAATCGATTGCTGTTCTCGCACAAGCACACATCGTTGCATCCAGCCTGGAATCGGCAACACAGGCGATAAAGGCAACGACCAATGCGTCCCAACTCCAGCAGACCATCGCCCCTGCGCTGGCCGAAATTGACAAGCTCAGCAGCTTAATTGCAAACAATGGCGACAATATCGGCCAGGAAAGCCTCAAAGCCATTGCGGCACGCTACTCTGACGCTGAAAATATATTCGCCAGAATTGAACCCAGAACACAGCAAGAGATGGTGCCGTACGTCAATGCCCTGACAAATCCGGCAGACGACTTGAACCGCTGGGCTGAGCACGTTCACGCGCAGGCATATGAAATTTCTACCTGGAGCCAATCCGGCACGGATGTCATTGCCAGCATCAATCGCAAAGGCGAAAAATTACCCGATGGAAGCCTGATTGCACTGCAGTCTTACGCCAAGACCACTACAGAAGAAAATCGGGTTATTGCTGAAAATGCTCAAAAGCTGACGGCAGGAGCGCTTGCTGTATTAAAGGAAAAACTTTCCGGCCTGAGTGCCTCAATGGCCGCAGCGGTACCGATTCGCTGGTCAAGCAACGGATGCACGATGTTGAATCCCGAAAGCAAAGGACAGTGGTGGGGAGACAACCAGTGGAAACAAGGCGTTTTTTACCAGATTTCAGACCGTTTCCGAGGCAAATCGGGCGAACTGAAAGTCAATGGCGAAGGACATTACAGCATCGTCGTCCTGAGTAGCGGCCCAATTGCCTGGCATCAAGTCGGTAGCTGCCAATGGCAACTACAGTCAGCCTCGGCAAGAATTTCTCCCGGCCGAAAAATAGCTGACTTTCTCGAGAAAGAAAACAGCGACCCAAGCCGCGACGGGGAAGCAAAGAACCCAGGTTCCAATTTTGTCTCAAGACAAACTCCACGCTGGCGTGAAATCGATTTTCAAAACTACAGCTCGCTTCATCCCGAGTGCGCTAGTGAAGCAGGGAAACCGGATGCTGCAGCATTCCCGCTGCCGATATTCAATGACCAACTCGCCTATTGAATATGCCAAAAACGACCGCTGCATCGCAAATGGAAGGTGGGTTCTCGCTCGTGGAACTCAGCATTGCCATCGTTATCATCACGATTTTAAGCAGCAGCATGCTCCGAGCCTACACGATCCAGCGCAAAGCCAACCAGATACTGGAAACGCAAAAACAGCTGGAAGAAATCCGTGAAACACTCATCGGCCACGCGATCGTTACCGGTCGTCTGCCATGCCCAGCATCACCGACGATTCCAGAAAGCGATCCACGAGCAGGCATGGAGGACAGGAATGACATGAATACGCCCTGCAATCGAAATTATGGTGTGATCCCCTGGGCAACACTGGGAATTACTGGCCATGATGTTTGGGGAAGGCGCTTCACTTACTTCGTGAGTAGCAAATTTTCAGGTCCTACGCCGAGTACGGGGCTGAACAGTTTTAATTTATCGACAGGAAGTGGGGCTGATAATGCCGGAACTGGGAACGTAAAACCCGGAATCAGCAGTGGCAGCAATATAGCCTCGGATCTGCCCGCAATTATTGTTAGCCATGGACCAAATGGCCTAGGTGGATTTCTATCCGGCGGCCAGCAAATCCCGGGTGCCAAAGGTGATGAACTGGAAAATGCGAACAATACACAAACATTCATTTTCCATGCTCAAGATGAAACCTTCGATGACCAAGTAATCTGGGTCATCGGCAGTGTCCTGAAATCGCGACTCGTTTTATCCGGGAGGTTGCCGTAGGGTGGAGGTCAGACTCTTTTCGGCATTAGATTTTGATTATTTATAGCATTAAAGCATAAAGCCCTCGTTACGTTGGTAACGAGGGCTTTGAATGGGAGCCTGGCGGTGACCTACTTTCGCGAGCGGAAGCTCACTATCATCGGCGCGATTCTGTTTCACGGTCCTGTTCGGGAAGGGAAGGGGTGGGTCCAGAAGGCTATTGCCGCCAAGCGTAACTTGTGTGCTTGTCGCTGATTAGCGCCAAGCCAAATTGGGAGGAAGGTTGTTTTGTTGTGACTGCGGATTTGCTTGTATAAACAAGGTTATAGGATCAAGCCTTACGGGCAATTAGTATCAGTTAGCTTAACGCATTACTGCGCTTCCACACCTGACCTATCAACGTCGTGGTCTTCGACGACCCTTCAAGGAGTTCAAGACTCCGGGAAATCTTATCTTAAGGCGAGTTTCACGCTTAGATGCTTTCAGCGTTTATCTCTTCCGAACATAGCTACCCGGCGATACGACTGGCGTCATAACCGGTACACCAGAGGTTCGTCCACTCCGGTCCTCTCGTACTAGGAGCAGCCCCCTTCAAATTTCCAGCGCCCACGGCAGATAGGGACCAAACTGTCTCACGACGTTTTAAACCCAGCTCACGTACCACTTTAAATGGCGAACAGCCATACCCTTGGGACCGGCTACAGCCCCAGGATGTGATGAGCCGACATCGAGGTGCCAAACACCGCCGTCGATATGAACTCTTGGGCGGTATCAGCCTGTTATCCCCAGAGTACCTTTTATCCGTTGAGCGATGGCCCTTCCATACAGAACCACCGGATCACTATGACCTGCTTTCGCACCTGCTCGACTTGTGGGTCTCGCAGTCAAGCACGCTTTTGCCATTGCACTTTATGGGCGATGTCCGACCGCCCTAAGCGTACCTTCGTACTCCTCCGTTACCTTTTGGGAGGAGACCGCCCAGTCAAACTGCCCACCATGCACGGTCCCCGATCCGGATTCACGGATCAAGGTTAGAACCTCAAACAAACCAGGGTGGTATTTCAAGGTCGGCTCCACCGAGACTAGCGTCCCGGTTTCACAGCCTCCCACCTATCCTACACAGACCGGTTCAAAGTCCAATGCAAAGCTACAGTAAAGGTTCATGGGGTCTTTCCGTCTTGCCGCGGGGAGATTGCATCTTCACAAACATTTCAACTTCGCTGAGTCTCAGGAGGAGACAGTGTGGCCATCGTTACGCCATTCGTGCAGGTCGGAACTTACCCGACAAGGAATTTCGCTACCTTAGGACCGTTATAGTTACGGCCGCCGTTTACCGGGGCTTCGATCAAGAGCTTGCACCCCATCAATTAACCTTCCGGCACCGGGCAGGCGTCACACCCTATACGTCCACTTTCGTGTTTGCAGAGTGCTGTGTTTTTATTAAACAGTCGCAGCCACCATTTCACTGCAACCCCATCGGGCTTTCGGCGCGAGGCCTTATACCCTACCGGGGCACACCTTCTCCCGAAGTTACGGTGTTAATTTGCCGAGTTCCTTCTCCTGAGTTCTCTCAAGCGCCTTAGAATTTTCATCCTGCCCACCTGTGTCGGTTTGCGGTACGGTCAATTCTAGACTGAAGCTTAGTGGCTTTTCCTGGAAGCTTGGTATCAATCACTTCAGTGCCGTAGCACCTCGTCGTCACGCCTCAGATAATTCCCGCGGATTTGCCTACGGGACACTCCTACACGCTTAAACCACCTATTCCAACAGATGGCTGACCTAACCTTCTCCGTCCCCACATCGCATCTAGAATCGGTACAGGAATATTGACCTGTTTCCCATCGACTACGCATTTCTGCCTCGCCTTAGGGGCCGACTCACCCTACGCCGATGAACGTTGCGTAGGAAACCTTGGGCTTTCGGCGAGGGAGCTTTTCACTCCCTTTATCGCTACTCATGTCAGCATTCGCACTTCTGATATCTCCAGCAACCTTCTCAAGTCACCTTCACAGACCTACAGAACGCTCCCCTACCATATCTTTCGATATCCGCAGCTTCGGTGCATGGTTTGAGCCCCGTTACATCTTCCGCGCAGGACGACTCGACTAGTGAGCTATTACGCTTTCTTTAAAGGATGGCTGCTTCTAAGCCAACCTCCTAGCTGTCTATGCCTTCCCACTTCGTTTCCCACTTAACCATGTCTTGGGGACCTTAGCTGGCGGTCTGGGTTGTTTCCCTCTTGACAATGGACGTTAGCACCCACTGTCTGTCTGCCTTGCTCGCACTTTACGGTATTCAGAGTTTGCCATGGTTTGGTAAGTCGCGATGACCCCCTAGCCATAACAGTGCTTTACCCCCGTAAGTGATACAAGACGCACTACCTAAATAGTTTTCGGGGAGAACCAGCTATTTCCGGATTTGTTTAGCCTTTCACCCCTATCCACAGCTCATCCCCTAACTTTTCAACGTTAGTGGGTTCGGACCTCCAGTACCTGTTACGGCACCTTCATCCTGGCCATGGATAGATCATCCGGTTTCGGGTCTACGCCGTGCTACTAAACGCCCTTATCAGACTCGCTTTCGCTACGCCTCCCCTATTCGGTTAAGCTCGCAACACAACGTAAGTCGCTGACCCATTATACAAAAGGTACGCAGTCACCCCACAAGGAGGCTCCCACTGTTTGTATGCATGCGGTTTCAGGTTCTATTTCACTCCCCTCCCGGGGTTCTTTTCGCCTTTCCCTCACGGTACTGGTTCACTATCGGTCGATCACGAGTATTTAGCCTTGGAGGATGGTCCCCCCATGTTCAGACAAGGTTTCACGTGCCCCGCCCTACTTTTCGCTAACTTAGTACCACGGATCTGTTTTCGAATACGGGGCTATCACCCACTACGGCCGGACTTTCCATTCCGTTCTTCTAACAGTTCCGCTATCACTAGCAGGCTCTTCCCCGTTCGCTCGCCACTACTAGGGGAATCTCGGTTGATTTCTTTTCCTCCGGCTACTTAGATGTTTCAGTTCACCGGGTTCGCTTCAATATCCTATGTATTCAGATAAAGATGACCATTGCTGGCCGGGTTTCCCCATTCGGATATCGGGGGATCAAAGCTTCATTGCCAGCTCCCCCCCGCTTTTCGCAGGCTTGCACGTCCTTCATCGCCTGTGATCGCCAAGGCATCCACCACATGCACTTAGTCGCTTGATCCTATAACCTTGTCCTCTCTCGCGAGAGCGGCTACAGGCAAATCTTTGTGCGACCGTTATCCCGACTAAGAAATAACGATCGATGCAATCACAACGTACTGCCAATGCCTCATCAGCATCAGCAATACAACCTTCTTCCAATTTGTTAAAGAGCGTGGCATTTCGTTTCCAAAAGCCAAAGATAAACACCCATGCTTATCTTTAGGTTTTGGTGGAGGATAACGGGATCGAACCGTTGACCCCCTGCTTGCAAAGCAGGTGCTCTCCCAGCTGAGCTAATCCCCGTGTTTAGACGTTGGTGGGTCTGGTTGGAATCGAACCAACGACCCCCGCCTTATCAAGACGGTGCTCTAACCGACTGAGCTACAGACCCTCGTCTGTTGCCACTACTGAACAACCGATAGGTTGTGGGTGCCAGAGATGCTTTCTCTAGAAAGGAGGTGATCCAGCCGCAGGTTCCCCTACGGCTACCTTGTTACGACTTCACCCCAGTCACGAACCCCGCCGTGGTAAGCGCCC
The sequence above is drawn from the Dechloromonas sp. TW-R-39-2 genome and encodes:
- a CDS encoding type II secretion system protein, translating into MEGGFSLVELSIAIVIITILSSSMLRAYTIQRKANQILETQKQLEEIRETLIGHAIVTGRLPCPASPTIPESDPRAGMEDRNDMNTPCNRNYGVIPWATLGITGHDVWGRRFTYFVSSKFSGPTPSTGLNSFNLSTGSGADNAGTGNVKPGISSGSNIASDLPAIIVSHGPNGLGGFLSGGQQIPGAKGDELENANNTQTFIFHAQDETFDDQVIWVIGSVLKSRLVLSGRLP